The Vibrio metoecus sequence GGTTTTGACGGCAAGAATGTTGGCGGAACCTGCCATACGAGCTCGACCCAGATGATAGTCAATTTGCTGTTGGATCTGTTCTACGGAAGGTTGTAATCGAGCCTTGAGCTGTGAACTTTCCAGTTGTGCAACTTCGTTTTTAAGTACGGAGAGCGGCGTTTTCAGTGCATGTGACAGATTACCCGCATGATGGCGCGCTCGTTCTAACAATTCTTGGTAGTGGAACAGTAAAGCGTTGAGGTCATTCACCAGTGGTGAAATCTCTTTCGGGTAATCACCATTCACAGCATTTTGCTGACCATTACGCAATGCGGCCAGTTCGCGTTGCATTTTAGAGAGCGGCCGAAGTGACCACGTCACTTGTGCTCCAATCAAAATCAGTATTCCACTAAACAGCAGTCCTAAAATCATCCACAACTCTTTGCTGACTCGCTGCAATGTCGCTTTAAGTGGTGCATCGTCTAGGCCAATTGTGATGGTGATCGGCTGTGAAAAATCCGGTAAATAAACGGTACGTTTTAGCACAATCAAAGATTCACCATTTGCACCGCGATAAACCGTGTCGTGCACATGCGATTCTTCGGTTAAAAAACGATCCCACAATGAACGTGAACGCAAGGTTTGTTTACCCAAGGTGGCTGACCAATACAACCCGCTGTACGGCTGCGCAAAACGCGGATCGGCAAGGCGAGTTGTAAGGGTAAGCTGCCCTTGCGGATTGGCTTCCAGATTGGCGGTGATCTCATCCATCGAGAGTTGCAACTGGCTTTGCACATCTTGAATCAAGTATTGATGAATGAGGCTTGGAATCAGGTAACCCGCCGCTAGGATCATTGCACTAAGCCACAACGTGGCTGCGAGCAGCAAGCGGGTTTTTAAACTGAGATGGCGTAAAAAATGTGGCTTAGCAGGCATGCAGTTGATATCCAAGACCGCGTACAGTTTTGATCACATCTGGCGCAATTTTTTTACGCAAACGACCAATAAAAACTTCAATGGTGTTGGAGTCGCGATCGAAATCCTGTTTATAGATATGCTCTACCAGCTCAGTACGCGAAATCACTTTCTCTGGGTTATGCATGAAATACGCGATCACTTTATATTCTAAGGCCGTGAGGCTAATTGCTTGTCCACGCCACATCACTTTGGAAGTGCGTGTATCTAAACTGAGATCGCCCACTTGCATGACTGGGGAGGCGTTACCCGAAGCACGACGTAATTGAGCACGAATGCGAGCGATCAGCTCCACCATTTCAAAAGGTTTAGTCAGGTAATCATCCGCACCTGCATTTAAACCTTCTACACGTTGAGTCAGGGTGTCGCGCGCACTCAAAATCACCACGGGTGTGTTGATGTTTTCATCTCGAATGCCTTTAAGTACCGTCAAACCATCCAATTTAGGCAGGCCGAGATCGAGCACAATCACGTCCCATTCTTCGGCAGTGGCGCGGTACAGCGCATCAATCCCATCTTGTGAGAGTTCGGGAACCCAGCCAGTTTGATCTAAGGCTGATAGGATTTGATTACCCAACTGTACATCATCTTCAACAACTAATATTTTCATGGCTTGCTCGGTTATTTTTTTATAGCACGAATGACGTTGCGTCCGCGAATCGACATCAATTCAAGCGTGGCAGCATTATATTCCACGCGGAATACTTGGTTGTCATACACCAATTTCAGCTCATAAATCCATTCGCTGTCGTCTTCATCAAGTTCAACTTTGATTAAGCGTCCATTCAGTTGTTGATCAACAGTGGCATAGAGTTCTGCAAATGGACGAATAAGGCCTTTTTGAACGGCGCGGTAAACGTCATCTTGGTCTTCATCAATTTCGATCTGCGTCCCTTCACGATACGAACCTTGTTCCCAATCTTGCACTTTGTTATCGGCGTGAGCAGGAAATATGAACCCTAAAAAGAGCACTAGGAGTAGGGTACTCGCTTGCGGCTTCAGCGGCATATGGAGAATGTGCATAGTCAATACCTGAATTTTGAATCTGTTGCCGAGTATAGCCGGAGAAAAATGAACAGAAAGTGAATTCATTTTCAACTCTTTCCGGTTTGCAGGGGATAGTTGTTATTTCTAGGGCTGTAATGGCTTGCTCTCAGTTGGAGAAACAAACTCATCGGCAAACACTTTGTCACGGATTGCCCAGAAACGGCCAGATTTGCGAGCAATCACAAACAATGGCGGACGAAAACGGTGCTGATGATCCACCACTTTAGCCGGCGTTGCGGCCTCAAATGGACGATGTTTATCCGCCAAATGTGGGCGCACAAATTGATCGAGAAATTGCTGCTTTTGGCGCGGTGTACTCAACGGCCAAAATTGGTGTACTTGTACGGCATCCTGGCCGTGGTAAGTCACTTGAAGCTGACTTTTCCCTTTGGCGTCTTTATGAACTTTCAAGCTCATGTCGGTACATTCAAATACCAAGGCATCTTTCAGATTGAGCGCCTCTTTGAGCTTCTTATCAGGGTCAACTAACGTGGCATCGCATTCATGGCAGATGCGCGCTGCGATGTCGTTATCCGCACCACATTCATTGCAGTATTTCGCACGAAAACGGTAACCACAATGTTCACGCTCGCCTGTTTCATCATCAGTGAAAAAACCTTGGCAGCGGCGGCCATAATGTTCAAGCAAGAAGCCGTTCGCATCCAGCTTGCCCCAAAAATTATTGTTAAAACCACAAGCAGGGCAGGGAATAGTGATGATTTCGCTGTCTGAATCGGGTTTCGGATCGCCCACTTCAGGTTGATATAAATCGTACTGATTACCCGCATAGTCGAGTACCAAGCAGTCGGTTTTACCGGAGGAAAGGCGCAGCCCGCGGCCAATGATCTGCTGATATAAGCTGACTGATTCGGTGGGGCGTAAAATCGCAATCAAATCGACATGCGGCGCATCAAACCCAGTGGTGAGCACGGATACATTGACCAAAAACTTTATTTGCTGCTGTTTGAAGGCTTGGATGATGCGGTCACGTTCTGGCGTTGGGGTATCCCCAATCACTAGAGCGGAGTGCTCGGTGGGCAGTAAGCGATAAATCTCTTCGGCGTGGCGCACGGTCGCAGCAAAAATCATCACTCCTTGTCGATCTTTAGCAAACTGAATGATCTGCGCGATAATTTGCGGTGTGGCGCGTTGTGACTGTTCAATCACTAAATCGAGTTCAGATTCGCGGTAACGCCCAGTATTGGCTGGTTTAAGCTGTGAGAAGTCGTAACTCATCACGGGTGTATCAATCAGTTTCGCGGGGGTGAGAAAGCCTTCATCGAGCAGATAATGAATCGGCAGCTCAAAAATACAATCGCGGAAAAAACGGGACTCTTCGCTGCGTACTAAACCGCGAGTGTGGTACTGATAGAGCCATCCCATTCCGAGCCGATAAGGAGTTGCAGTCAACCCTAACACTTTCATTCCCGGATTGAGTTCCAACAAGTGGCTGATCACTTTTTGATAGCTACTGTTTTTGTCATCGGGTACACGATGGCATTCATCAATCACCAATAAAGAGAACTGGTTTTGGAACTCGGATAAGTTGCGAACTACTGATTGTACTGAGGCAAACACGACTTGTTGGTCGGTTTCTTTACGGCCTAATCCTGCCGAAAAAATGGCTCCCGTCAGGCCATAGCCTTCATATTTGGCGTGGTTTTGCTCAACCAGTTCTTTGACATGCGCCAATACCAATACGCGACCACGTGCAAGGCGGGCGAGTTCTGCAATCACTAAGCTTTTGCCCGCACCGGTCGGGAGCACAATCACGGCTGGGGTCGAGTGCTGGCGAAAATAGTGCACGACGGCTTTGACTGAGTCGGCTTGATAAGGTCGTAACGTATACATCCGATGGGAGTTACCGAAGTTGTTTGGGCAATTGATGTGTTTTGCATCGCTTAGGATGCGTGACATGCAATTGCGCTGGGTAATTATGGTGACAGGTCTGTATAATAGCCGACTTCAAGCAGATGAGGTAAGCATGCGTTTAGACAAATTCCTGTGTGATGCGCTCGGTACGACGCGCAAAGAATCCACTCAACTTCTCAAAAGTGGTGAAGTGACCGTTGATGATGTTGTACAAAAAAGTGGCGCGTTCAAGCTCAAAGAGACTTCATGCGTTGAGTGGCAAGATCGCGAAATCACGCTGCACGGCCCACGCTATATCATGATGCATAAGCCTGACGGTGTGGTCTGCTCACATGAAGATGGCTTCAACCAAACTGCTTTTACCTTGCTTGATGAAGTGAATATTGAAGATTTGCATTTCGCAGGCCGCTTGGATGTCGATACCACAGGTTTACTGCTGATTACCGATGATGGCCAGTGGTCACACCGTGTGACTTCACCAAAACATAAGTGTGAGAAAACGTACCGCGTGTGGTTGGCCGATCCCATTCAAGCTGATTACGCTGAGCAATTCACTAAAGGCATCGAATTACGCGGTGAGCGTGAATTGACCTTGCCAGCACAGTTGGAAATTGTCAGTGAAACCGAAGCGCTGCTGACCATTCATGAAGGCAAATACCACCAAGTGAAACGCATGTTTGCGGCGTTGGGTAATAAAGTCATTGGGTTACATCGTGAGAGAATTGGTCAAATCACATTGGATGAGGCATTAGAGCCCGGCGAATACCGCTATTTAACAGAAGACGAAGTCGCTTCAATCTGGAAATAAACAAAGATTTAGGAAATAGATTGTTTCCGAATTAGAACTAGTTAATCGCGGCATTTTTTAAGACCATAGACCGACAGGACTTAGCACTCAGCCTGAGCGTCAAGTCACCCACGATTTATTGCCTCATCAAGCAATCTCTGATTGGCATACACTGTAAGGTGTATGCCAAAACATGAATTTAACTCTACGGAGAATTATGTCTGCCCCAACCATAAATCCCCAACAAGCCCCACAAATGAGCTTGTTGCTTTATATTGTGCTCGGTGCGCTCGGTGCGTTGACACCGCTAGCGATCGACATGTATTTACCCGCCATGCCAACCATTGCCCGCGATTTTGGTGTGAACGCCGGTGCGGTACAGATTACCCTGACGGCATACACCGCAGGTTTTGCGATAGGGCAGTTACTACATGGTCCTCTTGCTGACAGCTATGGCCGCCGCCCAGTGATGTTATGCGGTATCTTTTTATTCGGCATCGCAGCGATGGTCAGCGCCACCACGAATGGGATTGATGCGTTAACCTATATTCGTGCAGCGCAAGGTTTTGCAGGCGCTGCTGCCGCGGTAGTTATCCAAGCCGTGGTGCGCGATATGTTTGATCGCGAAGATTTTGCGCGAGCGATGTCGTTTGTCACTTTAGTGGTGACACTCGCCCCCTTGGTTGCGCCTATGATTGGCGGGCACTTGGCGATTTGGTTCGGTTGGCGTTCGATTTTCTGGGTACTTGCACTGTTTGCCGCGCTTGTGATCGCAATGGTGATGTGGAAAATTCCTGAAACACTAAGCCCTGAGAATCGTCAACCATTGCGTTTTCGTAGCACCATTCGTAACTACTATAATCTTTGCAAAAACCCTGTAGCGATGGGGCTTATTTTCTCGGGTGCTTTTTCATTTGCGGGAATGTTCGCTTTCTTAACCGCTGGGGCGTTTGTATACATCGATATTTATGGTGTCAGCCCGAGTGAGTTCGGCTACCTGTTTGGACTGAATATCGTGGCGATGATCGCCATGACCAGCATTAACGGCCGTTTTGTAAAACGAGTTGGTTCGCACAACATGCTGCGTTTTGGCTTATTTATCCAGTTGATTGCTGGGATTGGCCTATTCACGAGTTGGTTAATGAATTGGGGATTGTGGGGAACGGTACCTTTTGTGGTGCTGTTTGTTGGCACGATTTCAACGATAGGCAGTAACTCCATGGGATTACTGCTAAGTAAATACCCACGCATGGCGGGTACGGCTTCGTCATTAGCGGGGACGCTGCGTTTTGGTACTGGCTCGATTATTGGTGCCGTGGTAGCGGCACTGCCGGGTACGGAAACGTGGCCAATGATATTTGTGATGGCCGCTTGCTCTGTGTTATCAGGCGCCTTTTACTGGACGTTAGGAAGAAAAGCGTAATGGCGAACTACCATTTAGAAATTCAAAATGTGGTGAACACTGCATTGGCAGAATTAGAGGCCGAGCATAAAGCGGGCAAACTGGCGAATGCGCCTGTGGCGAATAACCATTTTTTAGTGCACTGGGTGACCAAGGCGCTGAAAGCACAACGTTTTCATCGTTGTGTGGGTGACAATTTAACTCAGTGGCAGAAAGCGGGGCGCTCGAAAGGGACAGAATCACAACTGTTACCGACCTTTCAACGCATTTCTGCGTATTACGCCCATTTTTTTGCTGAGCAAGACCATACGCCGATTACCGATAAGCAGATCGAAGCTTTCTTGGATGAGATGGAGCAAGCCGGTTGGGAAGTTTCAACCTCTGAGCCGTTAGTCAATGCTGGAAAAGTGCAGATTTTTACTGATGGTCAGAACTCATTGGCATTGTGTTCCGTGCAGTGTGAAGCCTGTTTCGATGGCGAGCTGTTAGTCAAACCTATGAATTGGTTTGTGCGTGGTCATCATGCCGGTTTTGTGGAAAAAGCTTTCGCTGCCGGATTTATGGTTCACAAGCAGACGGATTACAAATCGAATGTGAAATATCACGGTGAGTACCTGATTTTCCCTGCTAACCAAGGCACACAGTTGGCAGAGATTCCGCTCTCGTTTCGCGCTCAATAAATCGATTTGAGCTGTACTATAAATTGATCCCACCGCTTAATCGCGGCGGGATTTTTTTATGATTGCTCGTACCATGCCACGGAAAATAAACAGGTGAGCCGGCATCATCGCATACCAATACAAAAGGCCAAGAAAACCTTGTGGATGCCACCAAGCCGTTACATTGAGGCGTCGTTTACCACCTAAATCGTCAATGGTGAATTCCAAACGTCCCAATCCGGGGCCTTTCATGCCAAACAGCAGTGACAAAAACTGTTGAGGTTGGCAGCGAATCACTTTCCAAGAATCAATAAAATCACCGACTGCCAGTTCAGCACCGGCCGGATAACGCCGTATCGGTTTACCACCGCCGAAAAAGAGATCGAGCCATTCTCGTGTGCGCCACAACACGTTGGCAAAAAAGTAACCTTGGTCACGACGGCCGATGGTGCGGATCACTTTCCATAGTTCCTGGCTACTTAATTCGGTTTCGATGCTGGCACCCGCCTGTTTCGGGTAATAACCAAACCCGGGCTGCCAACGTAAAATGGCGTTAGGATCAAAGCCCCACACCTGACTACGCACAAAAGTCCCCTCACTCTCCATCGCTTGGGCGGCAGCTTCACGGTAGGAAATTAACACTTGCGGGTAGCGTGCCGCTATTGAATGGGTGTCTGCAATAAAATCGTGGGTCAATCCTTCTAGAAGAGAGCGACCAATAGTGCTTGGCACGGACGTGACCATGCCTAACCAGCGTGAAGCCATGCGCGGGGTGAGAAAGCGTGTCGACCACAAGCGAAATGGTTTGCCAGTGAGCTCGCACAAAATGCGAAATTGTTCTCGATAACTCAATACATCGGGTCCTCCAAGTTCAAACATCTGATGTTCGCGTGGCTGCTCTTGGGCAAACTTAAGCAGATAAGTATTGAGGTTGGTTAGCGCAATAGGGTTGGCTTTGGAGTCAACCCATTTGGGCGTGATCAGCACGGGCAGGTTATACACAAAATCACGCATGATCTCGAAAGCCGCAGAACCAGAACCAATAATGACACCTGCTCTAAGTTCAGTAATGGGCACGAGAGATTGGCGCAAAATTCGACCGGTATCGTAACGAGCTTGTAGGTGTGGCGAGTGACCGGATTCTG is a genomic window containing:
- a CDS encoding ATP-binding protein; the encoded protein is MPAKPHFLRHLSLKTRLLLAATLWLSAMILAAGYLIPSLIHQYLIQDVQSQLQLSMDEITANLEANPQGQLTLTTRLADPRFAQPYSGLYWSATLGKQTLRSRSLWDRFLTEESHVHDTVYRGANGESLIVLKRTVYLPDFSQPITITIGLDDAPLKATLQRVSKELWMILGLLFSGILILIGAQVTWSLRPLSKMQRELAALRNGQQNAVNGDYPKEISPLVNDLNALLFHYQELLERARHHAGNLSHALKTPLSVLKNEVAQLESSQLKARLQPSVEQIQQQIDYHLGRARMAGSANILAVKTSPSLRVDAISQAFDKVYAEREITLVNELDSDLEVTVEPTDFDEMIGNLLENGYKWANSLIRVHSHPIDEHWVQICIEDDGQGIPADNIEKALKRGVRLDETTPGTGLGLNIVSEMAHSYRGALALGESRLGGLKATLTLKKPSHDVKAAKSR
- a CDS encoding response regulator transcription factor → MKILVVEDDVQLGNQILSALDQTGWVPELSQDGIDALYRATAEEWDVIVLDLGLPKLDGLTVLKGIRDENINTPVVILSARDTLTQRVEGLNAGADDYLTKPFEMVELIARIRAQLRRASGNASPVMQVGDLSLDTRTSKVMWRGQAISLTALEYKVIAYFMHNPEKVISRTELVEHIYKQDFDRDSNTIEVFIGRLRKKIAPDVIKTVRGLGYQLHAC
- a CDS encoding PepSY domain-containing protein, producing MHILHMPLKPQASTLLLVLFLGFIFPAHADNKVQDWEQGSYREGTQIEIDEDQDDVYRAVQKGLIRPFAELYATVDQQLNGRLIKVELDEDDSEWIYELKLVYDNQVFRVEYNAATLELMSIRGRNVIRAIKK
- a CDS encoding DEAD/DEAH box helicase, yielding MYTLRPYQADSVKAVVHYFRQHSTPAVIVLPTGAGKSLVIAELARLARGRVLVLAHVKELVEQNHAKYEGYGLTGAIFSAGLGRKETDQQVVFASVQSVVRNLSEFQNQFSLLVIDECHRVPDDKNSSYQKVISHLLELNPGMKVLGLTATPYRLGMGWLYQYHTRGLVRSEESRFFRDCIFELPIHYLLDEGFLTPAKLIDTPVMSYDFSQLKPANTGRYRESELDLVIEQSQRATPQIIAQIIQFAKDRQGVMIFAATVRHAEEIYRLLPTEHSALVIGDTPTPERDRIIQAFKQQQIKFLVNVSVLTTGFDAPHVDLIAILRPTESVSLYQQIIGRGLRLSSGKTDCLVLDYAGNQYDLYQPEVGDPKPDSDSEIITIPCPACGFNNNFWGKLDANGFLLEHYGRRCQGFFTDDETGEREHCGYRFRAKYCNECGADNDIAARICHECDATLVDPDKKLKEALNLKDALVFECTDMSLKVHKDAKGKSQLQVTYHGQDAVQVHQFWPLSTPRQKQQFLDQFVRPHLADKHRPFEAATPAKVVDHQHRFRPPLFVIARKSGRFWAIRDKVFADEFVSPTESKPLQP
- the rsuA gene encoding 16S rRNA pseudouridine(516) synthase RsuA, whose product is MRLDKFLCDALGTTRKESTQLLKSGEVTVDDVVQKSGAFKLKETSCVEWQDREITLHGPRYIMMHKPDGVVCSHEDGFNQTAFTLLDEVNIEDLHFAGRLDVDTTGLLLITDDGQWSHRVTSPKHKCEKTYRVWLADPIQADYAEQFTKGIELRGERELTLPAQLEIVSETEALLTIHEGKYHQVKRMFAALGNKVIGLHRERIGQITLDEALEPGEYRYLTEDEVASIWK
- a CDS encoding Bcr/CflA family multidrug efflux MFS transporter, yielding MSAPTINPQQAPQMSLLLYIVLGALGALTPLAIDMYLPAMPTIARDFGVNAGAVQITLTAYTAGFAIGQLLHGPLADSYGRRPVMLCGIFLFGIAAMVSATTNGIDALTYIRAAQGFAGAAAAVVIQAVVRDMFDREDFARAMSFVTLVVTLAPLVAPMIGGHLAIWFGWRSIFWVLALFAALVIAMVMWKIPETLSPENRQPLRFRSTIRNYYNLCKNPVAMGLIFSGAFSFAGMFAFLTAGAFVYIDIYGVSPSEFGYLFGLNIVAMIAMTSINGRFVKRVGSHNMLRFGLFIQLIAGIGLFTSWLMNWGLWGTVPFVVLFVGTISTIGSNSMGLLLSKYPRMAGTASSLAGTLRFGTGSIIGAVVAALPGTETWPMIFVMAACSVLSGAFYWTLGRKA
- a CDS encoding DUF2913 family protein, with protein sequence MANYHLEIQNVVNTALAELEAEHKAGKLANAPVANNHFLVHWVTKALKAQRFHRCVGDNLTQWQKAGRSKGTESQLLPTFQRISAYYAHFFAEQDHTPITDKQIEAFLDEMEQAGWEVSTSEPLVNAGKVQIFTDGQNSLALCSVQCEACFDGELLVKPMNWFVRGHHAGFVEKAFAAGFMVHKQTDYKSNVKYHGEYLIFPANQGTQLAEIPLSFRAQ
- a CDS encoding DUF2867 domain-containing protein yields the protein MKKVLVLGASGYVGAQLLPLLLDAGYQITAASRQIEALNTRLPTHPNLTRLSLDLADRQKTLATIPNYDLVFFLVHGMAHGGDFVDYELLLAQNVKDALDLPHNQVRHVIYLSSLQPESGHSPHLQARYDTGRILRQSLVPITELRAGVIIGSGSAAFEIMRDFVYNLPVLITPKWVDSKANPIALTNLNTYLLKFAQEQPREHQMFELGGPDVLSYREQFRILCELTGKPFRLWSTRFLTPRMASRWLGMVTSVPSTIGRSLLEGLTHDFIADTHSIAARYPQVLISYREAAAQAMESEGTFVRSQVWGFDPNAILRWQPGFGYYPKQAGASIETELSSQELWKVIRTIGRRDQGYFFANVLWRTREWLDLFFGGGKPIRRYPAGAELAVGDFIDSWKVIRCQPQQFLSLLFGMKGPGLGRLEFTIDDLGGKRRLNVTAWWHPQGFLGLLYWYAMMPAHLFIFRGMVRAIIKKSRRD